A single Thermaerobacter sp. FW80 DNA region contains:
- a CDS encoding oxaloacetate decarboxylase yields the protein MTRAETLRRLLRPGAAVAIPGVPDPIIAELARRAGYSAVYVSGSVIASQVYGLPDIGLVTATESVRRAGEIAQATSLPVIADADTGYGNALNVIRTVGDFIRAGVAGIHLEDQEFPKRCGHVEGKRVIDAGEAAAKIRAAVEARRQAGDIYLIARIDARAVEGFDAAVERARLYVEAGADAVFPEALQSEAEFARFAEALPGVPLIANMTEFGKSPLLPLERFRAWGYAAVIFPVTVYRAMLHTARQLLEDLARHGTQVGWLDRMLTRRELYELNHYSRWVAWDGAFVPGGGTPPLREGWPLDHGR from the coding sequence ATGACGCGCGCCGAGACCCTGCGTCGCCTGTTGCGGCCCGGGGCTGCGGTGGCCATTCCCGGCGTGCCCGACCCCATCATCGCCGAACTCGCCAGGCGCGCGGGCTATTCGGCCGTGTACGTCAGTGGCTCGGTGATCGCCAGCCAGGTGTACGGCCTGCCCGACATCGGACTGGTGACTGCAACCGAATCGGTTCGCCGCGCGGGGGAGATTGCCCAGGCCACGTCTCTGCCCGTGATAGCCGACGCCGATACGGGCTACGGCAACGCCCTGAACGTGATTCGCACTGTGGGCGACTTCATCCGCGCGGGAGTAGCCGGTATCCACCTGGAGGACCAGGAGTTCCCCAAGCGCTGCGGCCACGTGGAGGGTAAACGGGTGATAGACGCCGGCGAAGCCGCGGCCAAGATTCGGGCCGCCGTGGAAGCCCGGCGCCAGGCAGGGGACATCTATCTCATCGCCCGTATTGACGCCCGCGCGGTGGAAGGCTTCGACGCCGCCGTGGAGCGCGCCCGACTGTACGTAGAGGCCGGAGCCGACGCCGTTTTCCCCGAGGCCTTACAGAGCGAGGCGGAGTTCGCCCGCTTCGCCGAGGCGCTGCCCGGCGTACCGCTGATCGCCAACATGACCGAGTTCGGCAAAAGCCCCCTGCTGCCGCTGGAGCGTTTTCGCGCGTGGGGTTACGCGGCCGTGATCTTCCCTGTTACCGTCTACCGTGCGATGCTGCATACCGCCCGGCAGCTGTTGGAGGACCTGGCCCGCCACGGTACCCAGGTGGGCTGGCTCGACCGGATGCTCACCCGGCGCGAGCTGTACGAGCTCAACCATTACAGCCGCTGGGTAGCCTGGGACGGCGCCTTCGTTCCCGGCGGCGGCACACCCCCTCTGCGGGAGGGATGGCCACTCGACCATGGACGATAG